In a genomic window of Carettochelys insculpta isolate YL-2023 chromosome 19, ASM3395843v1, whole genome shotgun sequence:
- the MKS1 gene encoding tectonic-like complex member MKS1 isoform X2 has translation MAEAEAEAGAGWSADGGGAVYRSRDPVRNLRFRVRVQRVTSASLLLQQLPPPAGPQQRGNELGLAALGRPPATSGYRADDEEEEAEIGWQEKLFSQFEVDLYQHESACQTPLDRQYHQEILKLEKSGGRKNYRIFTYTDHDRFTNLEEHCQKVTTSEQEVPSFLAERMANLRRRRQDRRPVEGNVLKSRVITWEPSEEFIKNNHVINTPVQTMYIMGDLGPYGKLGHREYERVLCTVKVDGNGVITVKPDFTGTKGAYRIELDGDKRELWRYTIENASAQVQREEEEREQRMFSDLYSRHKEYLSSLVGSDFEMTLPGALRLLVNGEIGWSSPAFQQLSGVTQTCATKTLGWDNVAYFSYPFTLEMFFTQEDESEGSLPQWPVIYFEVLSLDYWQRYRVEGYGSVVLPAAPGFHTVTAPTWRPIELGVVSELRRFFIGGSPELEDMTYVRVPGTFKGERLSRFGFHTETTGSVTFRLHCLEQSKAFLESSALRKRMQSVLDRLGGYSQQSSLFNVLEAFQRARRRMQEARESLPQDLISTSASSVQQP, from the exons AtggcggaggcggaggcggaggcgggCGCGGGCTGGAGCGCGGACGGCGGCGGGGCGGTGTATCGCTCCCGGGACCCCGTGCGGAATCTGCGCTTCCG GGTGCGTGTCCAGCGGGTCACTTCCgccagcctcctgctgcagcagctcccgcCGCCCGCCGGCCCGCAGCAGCGGGGGAACGAGCTCGGCCTGGCCGCCCTCGGACGCCCGCCGGCGACAA GTGGCTATCGTGCTgatgatgaggaagaggaggcagagaTTGGCTGGCAAGAAAAACTCTTCAGCCAG TTTGAGGTGGATCTGTACCAACATGAGTCAGCCTGTCAGACCCCCTTGGACCGGCAGTACCACCAGGAGATCCTGAAACTGGAGAAATCAGGAGGCCGGAAGAACTATCGTATCTTCACCTACACAGACCATGACCGATTCACCAACCTGGAGGAG CACTGCCAGAAGGTGACCACCTCAGAGCAGGAGGTGCCATCATTCCTAGCAGAGAGGATGGCCAATTTAAGGAGAAGAAGGCAGGACCGCAGGCCAGT GGAAGGAAATGTGCTGAAGTCCCGAGTCATCACCTGGGAGCCCTCAGAAGAATTTATTAAGAATAATCATGTCATCAATACCCCTGTTCAGACCATGTACATCATGGGAGACTTGGGACCATATGGAAA GCTTGGCCACAGGGAGTATGAACGCGTTCTTTGTACAGTCAAGGTGGATGGCAATGGGGTGATCACAGTGAAGCCTGATTTTACAGGAACTAAAGGTGCTTACAG GATTGAGCTGGATGGAGATAAGCGAGAGCTGTGGAGATACACAATTGAGAACGCCTCAGCCCAGGTGCAGCgcgaggaggaggagcgggagcAGCGCATGTTCAGTGAT TTGTATAGTCGGCACAAGGAATATCTCAGCAGCCTTGTTGGCTCAGACTTTGAGATG ACTCTCCCTGGTGCACTTCGGCTGTTGGTGAATGGAGAGATCG GTTGGTCGAGCCCAGCATTCCAGCAGCTCTCTGGGGTGACGCAGACCTGTGCCACCAAGACCCTGGGCTGG GACAATGTGGCATATTTCTCTTACCCTTTCACTCTGGAGATGTTTTTCACTCAAGAGGATGAGTCAGAAG GCTCTCTCCCCCAGTGGCCAGTGATCTATTTTGAGGTTCTCTCGCTGGATTATTGGCAGAGGTATCGCGTTGAAGGCTATGGCTCGGTGgtactgccagcagctccag GGTTCCACACTGTGACAGCTCCCACCTGGCGTCCCATTGAGTTGGGTGTGGTCTCTGAGCTGAGGAGGTTTTTCATTGGTGGGTCCCCTGAACTGGAGGACATGACCTATGTCAGGGTGCCAGGAACCTTCAAG GGGGAGCGCCTGAGCCGCTTTGGCTTCCACACGGAGACAACGGGGAGTGTCACCTTTCGGCTCCACTGCCTGGAGCAGTCCAA agcCTTCCTGGAGTCCAGTGCCTTGAGGAAGCGCATGCAGAGTGTGCTGGACCGGCTTGGAGGCTACAGCCAGCAGAGCTCCCTCTTCAATGTCCTGG AGGCATTCCAGAGGGCACGACGCCGGATGCAGGAAGCACGTGAGAGCCTCCCCCAGGACCTGATCAGCACCTCTGCCtccagtgtgcagcagccctaa
- the MKS1 gene encoding tectonic-like complex member MKS1 isoform X1, translating into MAEAEAEAGAGWSADGGGAVYRSRDPVRNLRFRVRVQRVTSASLLLQQLPPPAGPQQRGNELGLAALGRPPATSGYRADDEEEEAEIGWQEKLFSQFEVDLYQHESACQTPLDRQYHQEILKLEKSGGRKNYRIFTYTDHDRFTNLEEHCQKVTTSEQEVPSFLAERMANLRRRRQDRRPVEGNVLKSRVITWEPSEEFIKNNHVINTPVQTMYIMGDLGPYGKLGHREYERVLCTVKVDGNGVITVKPDFTGTKGAYRIELDGDKRELWRYTIENASAQVQREEEEREQRMFSDLYSRHKEYLSSLVGSDFEMTLPGALRLLVNGEIVSAQGYEYDRLYVHFFLDLPSRWSSPAFQQLSGVTQTCATKTLGWDNVAYFSYPFTLEMFFTQEDESEGSLPQWPVIYFEVLSLDYWQRYRVEGYGSVVLPAAPGFHTVTAPTWRPIELGVVSELRRFFIGGSPELEDMTYVRVPGTFKGERLSRFGFHTETTGSVTFRLHCLEQSKAFLESSALRKRMQSVLDRLGGYSQQSSLFNVLEAFQRARRRMQEARESLPQDLISTSASSVQQP; encoded by the exons AtggcggaggcggaggcggaggcgggCGCGGGCTGGAGCGCGGACGGCGGCGGGGCGGTGTATCGCTCCCGGGACCCCGTGCGGAATCTGCGCTTCCG GGTGCGTGTCCAGCGGGTCACTTCCgccagcctcctgctgcagcagctcccgcCGCCCGCCGGCCCGCAGCAGCGGGGGAACGAGCTCGGCCTGGCCGCCCTCGGACGCCCGCCGGCGACAA GTGGCTATCGTGCTgatgatgaggaagaggaggcagagaTTGGCTGGCAAGAAAAACTCTTCAGCCAG TTTGAGGTGGATCTGTACCAACATGAGTCAGCCTGTCAGACCCCCTTGGACCGGCAGTACCACCAGGAGATCCTGAAACTGGAGAAATCAGGAGGCCGGAAGAACTATCGTATCTTCACCTACACAGACCATGACCGATTCACCAACCTGGAGGAG CACTGCCAGAAGGTGACCACCTCAGAGCAGGAGGTGCCATCATTCCTAGCAGAGAGGATGGCCAATTTAAGGAGAAGAAGGCAGGACCGCAGGCCAGT GGAAGGAAATGTGCTGAAGTCCCGAGTCATCACCTGGGAGCCCTCAGAAGAATTTATTAAGAATAATCATGTCATCAATACCCCTGTTCAGACCATGTACATCATGGGAGACTTGGGACCATATGGAAA GCTTGGCCACAGGGAGTATGAACGCGTTCTTTGTACAGTCAAGGTGGATGGCAATGGGGTGATCACAGTGAAGCCTGATTTTACAGGAACTAAAGGTGCTTACAG GATTGAGCTGGATGGAGATAAGCGAGAGCTGTGGAGATACACAATTGAGAACGCCTCAGCCCAGGTGCAGCgcgaggaggaggagcgggagcAGCGCATGTTCAGTGAT TTGTATAGTCGGCACAAGGAATATCTCAGCAGCCTTGTTGGCTCAGACTTTGAGATG ACTCTCCCTGGTGCACTTCGGCTGTTGGTGAATGGAGAGATCG tttcaGCCCAGGGCTACGAGTATGACCGTCTCTATGTTCATTTCTTTCTGGATCTGCCCAGCC GTTGGTCGAGCCCAGCATTCCAGCAGCTCTCTGGGGTGACGCAGACCTGTGCCACCAAGACCCTGGGCTGG GACAATGTGGCATATTTCTCTTACCCTTTCACTCTGGAGATGTTTTTCACTCAAGAGGATGAGTCAGAAG GCTCTCTCCCCCAGTGGCCAGTGATCTATTTTGAGGTTCTCTCGCTGGATTATTGGCAGAGGTATCGCGTTGAAGGCTATGGCTCGGTGgtactgccagcagctccag GGTTCCACACTGTGACAGCTCCCACCTGGCGTCCCATTGAGTTGGGTGTGGTCTCTGAGCTGAGGAGGTTTTTCATTGGTGGGTCCCCTGAACTGGAGGACATGACCTATGTCAGGGTGCCAGGAACCTTCAAG GGGGAGCGCCTGAGCCGCTTTGGCTTCCACACGGAGACAACGGGGAGTGTCACCTTTCGGCTCCACTGCCTGGAGCAGTCCAA agcCTTCCTGGAGTCCAGTGCCTTGAGGAAGCGCATGCAGAGTGTGCTGGACCGGCTTGGAGGCTACAGCCAGCAGAGCTCCCTCTTCAATGTCCTGG AGGCATTCCAGAGGGCACGACGCCGGATGCAGGAAGCACGTGAGAGCCTCCCCCAGGACCTGATCAGCACCTCTGCCtccagtgtgcagcagccctaa
- the MKS1 gene encoding tectonic-like complex member MKS1 isoform X3, which produces MMRKRRQRLAGKKNSSARGEVEDTCKSCGSDSDPKERENIMVTVCPGTAGYGLMVPFTVILNQFEVDLYQHESACQTPLDRQYHQEILKLEKSGGRKNYRIFTYTDHDRFTNLEEHCQKVTTSEQEVPSFLAERMANLRRRRQDRRPVEGNVLKSRVITWEPSEEFIKNNHVINTPVQTMYIMGDLGPYGKLGHREYERVLCTVKVDGNGVITVKPDFTGTKGAYRIELDGDKRELWRYTIENASAQVQREEEEREQRMFSDLYSRHKEYLSSLVGSDFEMTLPGALRLLVNGEIVSAQGYEYDRLYVHFFLDLPSRWSSPAFQQLSGVTQTCATKTLGWDNVAYFSYPFTLEMFFTQEDESEGSLPQWPVIYFEVLSLDYWQRYRVEGYGSVVLPAAPGFHTVTAPTWRPIELGVVSELRRFFIGGSPELEDMTYVRVPGTFKGERLSRFGFHTETTGSVTFRLHCLEQSKAFLESSALRKRMQSVLDRLGGYSQQSSLFNVLEAFQRARRRMQEARESLPQDLISTSASSVQQP; this is translated from the exons atgatgaggaagaggaggcagagaTTGGCTGGCAAGAAAAACTCTTCAGCCAG GGGAGAAGTGGAGGACACATGTAAAAGCTGTGGAAGTGACTCTgacccaaaagagagagagaacattatGGTTACAGTCTgtccaggaacagcaggctaTGGCCTCATGGTTCCGTTCACAGTGATCTTAAACCAG TTTGAGGTGGATCTGTACCAACATGAGTCAGCCTGTCAGACCCCCTTGGACCGGCAGTACCACCAGGAGATCCTGAAACTGGAGAAATCAGGAGGCCGGAAGAACTATCGTATCTTCACCTACACAGACCATGACCGATTCACCAACCTGGAGGAG CACTGCCAGAAGGTGACCACCTCAGAGCAGGAGGTGCCATCATTCCTAGCAGAGAGGATGGCCAATTTAAGGAGAAGAAGGCAGGACCGCAGGCCAGT GGAAGGAAATGTGCTGAAGTCCCGAGTCATCACCTGGGAGCCCTCAGAAGAATTTATTAAGAATAATCATGTCATCAATACCCCTGTTCAGACCATGTACATCATGGGAGACTTGGGACCATATGGAAA GCTTGGCCACAGGGAGTATGAACGCGTTCTTTGTACAGTCAAGGTGGATGGCAATGGGGTGATCACAGTGAAGCCTGATTTTACAGGAACTAAAGGTGCTTACAG GATTGAGCTGGATGGAGATAAGCGAGAGCTGTGGAGATACACAATTGAGAACGCCTCAGCCCAGGTGCAGCgcgaggaggaggagcgggagcAGCGCATGTTCAGTGAT TTGTATAGTCGGCACAAGGAATATCTCAGCAGCCTTGTTGGCTCAGACTTTGAGATG ACTCTCCCTGGTGCACTTCGGCTGTTGGTGAATGGAGAGATCG tttcaGCCCAGGGCTACGAGTATGACCGTCTCTATGTTCATTTCTTTCTGGATCTGCCCAGCC GTTGGTCGAGCCCAGCATTCCAGCAGCTCTCTGGGGTGACGCAGACCTGTGCCACCAAGACCCTGGGCTGG GACAATGTGGCATATTTCTCTTACCCTTTCACTCTGGAGATGTTTTTCACTCAAGAGGATGAGTCAGAAG GCTCTCTCCCCCAGTGGCCAGTGATCTATTTTGAGGTTCTCTCGCTGGATTATTGGCAGAGGTATCGCGTTGAAGGCTATGGCTCGGTGgtactgccagcagctccag GGTTCCACACTGTGACAGCTCCCACCTGGCGTCCCATTGAGTTGGGTGTGGTCTCTGAGCTGAGGAGGTTTTTCATTGGTGGGTCCCCTGAACTGGAGGACATGACCTATGTCAGGGTGCCAGGAACCTTCAAG GGGGAGCGCCTGAGCCGCTTTGGCTTCCACACGGAGACAACGGGGAGTGTCACCTTTCGGCTCCACTGCCTGGAGCAGTCCAA agcCTTCCTGGAGTCCAGTGCCTTGAGGAAGCGCATGCAGAGTGTGCTGGACCGGCTTGGAGGCTACAGCCAGCAGAGCTCCCTCTTCAATGTCCTGG AGGCATTCCAGAGGGCACGACGCCGGATGCAGGAAGCACGTGAGAGCCTCCCCCAGGACCTGATCAGCACCTCTGCCtccagtgtgcagcagccctaa